Within the Rhizobium favelukesii genome, the region AATCGCGATCAGGAGGAGCGGCCGTCGGTCAGGTCGCGGACGATGTCGCTCGGCTGGCCAAGCCGGGCCTTGTAGACTTCGTAGTTCTCCATCACGCGCTGCACATAATTGCGCGTTTCGGGGAAGGGGATCCGCTCGATCCAGTCGACGATGGCATCGATCGACTGTCCGCGTGGATCGCCATAGCGACCGATCCACTCTGGTACTCGCTTCGGACCCGCATTGTAGGCAATGAAGGTCATGATGTAGGAGCCGCCGAAAGCGTCGATCTGTTCGCCGAGATAATGCGCCCCGAGCGTCGCATTGTAGCCGGCGTCTGCCGTCAGCCGGTCCTTGGAATAGGCAATGTTGTGGCGCTTGGCGACGGCCTTCGCCGTTCCCGGCAAGATTTGCAGCAGCCCGCGGGCATCTGCAGCTGAAACGGCGGCCGGATTGAAAGCACTTTCCTGGCGGGCAATCGCGTAAGCAAGTGCCTTGCCGGAGCCGGAGATGTTGGCATTCGTCGGAATAACACCAAGCGGAAACGCCAGCGCCGCGACGTCGACGCCGCGGGAGTAGGCTATCTTGCCGACCTGCAGCGACAGATGGTGGTCGTCTGAACGCTCCGCCTGCGCACTTAAAACCGCAAGTTCGCCGGGGCTCTGCAGTTGCTCGGCGAGCGCCAGGTACAGGCCCTTGGCCCGCCAGCCATGGCCGGCTGCATCGAGACGGGCAATGGCCTGTACCGCTTCACGCGACAGATAGCGCTGGCGGTCGGCCTGGGTCGGCGATGGATAGCTCACATTCAATGTCTTGCGGCCAAGCTTGTCGCTGGCGAGCTGCCCATAGAAGGTCGTCGGATAGCTGGCGGCCTTCGCGTAGAATTCGGACGCCTTTCCAGGTCCGCCGGCCTCGGCAGATCGTCCCATCCAGTACCAGGCGCGCGATACGGAAATCGGTCCATTGGAAAAGTCGAGAATCTTGCGGAAATGCGCCTGCGCCGCTGCCGGATCCTGCAGGCCGCGCAGGGCATACCAGCCCGCGTGGAACTCGGCCTCGACGATGTCGGTCGGCGTCGCTGCGGCATAGCTGGCAACGATCCTGTAGGCGGCCTTGAAATCTCCCTGGTCGACCAGGCCTCGGCTGACGATCCGCTGCTCGTTCCACCACTCGCCTGCATTGACCAGTTCGTCCCGATTGCGAGGCGCCTGCTGCAGCAGCTTGGCGGCATCCGCATATTTGTCCTGTTTTCGGAGGTATTCAATGCGTGCAAAGAGGTAGCCGGCATCGCCCTTCCACTTGCCATCGACTGTGGCAAGAAGTGCGCCGGCATTGGGCGCCTTGCTCATCACGGCAGCCCAGGCCTTGTAGAGCGACTGGGCCTGACCCATGTCGCCAAAGCGCTTGGCCTGCACCGCGTGATTGCGATACATCAGGTAGTCCATTCGCGCCTTGTGATCGGCCGGTGTGAGCAGACGGGAAAACTCCGCCAGAATCTTGTCTTCGGTCGGCTTATCCAGCGTCTCGCCACACCAGACCTTGCGAATGTATTTCGCGGCCTGGCTCTGCTTGCCGGTCGCGACGAGTGCACGGGAAAGGATTATCGCGCCCGAAGTCGTCTCCGGCCCTGTCTGCCCGAAGGCCGCCAAGACCGCGGTCGGGCCAGGGTTTTCATCGTAAAGAGCGCGTTCGGAGTAAGCCCGTAGTTTCGCGAGCCCTGGCCATCCCTGCAATTCCTGCGCCGCTGCCGCAATCTCCGTCGAGGGAATGCCCTTCTGCCCGGAGACAGCAATCGCCCATGTCAGAATGTGCCGGTCCAGTGTCCCGCGTCCCATCCGGTCGCGGATGGAAAGCGCCTGCAGGGGATCGTTGTCCGAAAGCGCATCCAGGCCGGACTTCAAATCGCTGTTGAGGGGTGCAATTGCCTGCCCGCGCGGAATCGAGCCGGTGACGATCGATTCCGGCATTGTCGTCTGCGGCACAAAACCGATCGGCTTTACATCGGGAACCGGGGTGTCCTCGTTCGGAAGCGAAGACGCGGCGCTGCTCCACGCAGCGGCGGTAAAGCCGAGGGCGGACAGGATCAGGACTGCTTTCTTCATGGGACACTCACAACGAAAACACGCCCGTCCATTTGGCGGGAGCCATCTTAACGAAAGCTTACC harbors:
- a CDS encoding transglycosylase SLT domain-containing protein, which translates into the protein MKKAVLILSALGFTAAAWSSAASSLPNEDTPVPDVKPIGFVPQTTMPESIVTGSIPRGQAIAPLNSDLKSGLDALSDNDPLQALSIRDRMGRGTLDRHILTWAIAVSGQKGIPSTEIAAAAQELQGWPGLAKLRAYSERALYDENPGPTAVLAAFGQTGPETTSGAIILSRALVATGKQSQAAKYIRKVWCGETLDKPTEDKILAEFSRLLTPADHKARMDYLMYRNHAVQAKRFGDMGQAQSLYKAWAAVMSKAPNAGALLATVDGKWKGDAGYLFARIEYLRKQDKYADAAKLLQQAPRNRDELVNAGEWWNEQRIVSRGLVDQGDFKAAYRIVASYAAATPTDIVEAEFHAGWYALRGLQDPAAAQAHFRKILDFSNGPISVSRAWYWMGRSAEAGGPGKASEFYAKAASYPTTFYGQLASDKLGRKTLNVSYPSPTQADRQRYLSREAVQAIARLDAAGHGWRAKGLYLALAEQLQSPGELAVLSAQAERSDDHHLSLQVGKIAYSRGVDVAALAFPLGVIPTNANISGSGKALAYAIARQESAFNPAAVSAADARGLLQILPGTAKAVAKRHNIAYSKDRLTADAGYNATLGAHYLGEQIDAFGGSYIMTFIAYNAGPKRVPEWIGRYGDPRGQSIDAIVDWIERIPFPETRNYVQRVMENYEVYKARLGQPSDIVRDLTDGRSS